From the genome of Corallococcus macrosporus DSM 14697:
GGCTGCGCTCGGCGTACTTCATCAAGTGCGAGCAGGTCATCAAGGACGCCGCGGGCCACGTGGTGGAGCTGCGCTGCTCGTACGACCCGGCCACGCGCGGCGGCAACGCGCCGGACGGCCGCAAGGTGAAGGGCACGCTGCACTGGGTGCCGGGCAACGCGCCCATCGCCGAGGTCCGCCTCTACGACAGGCTCTTCTCCGTGGAGGCGCCGGACGCGGACGAGGCCCAGGACTTCACCACGTTCCTCAACCCGGGCAGCCTCCAGACGCTGCGCGACGCCCGCGTGGAGCCGATGCTGGCGGACGCCGCCGCGGAGTCGCGCTACCAGTTCGAGCGCACCGGGTACTTCTACGTGGACCCGAAGGACTCGAAGCCGGGCAAGCCCGTCTTCAACCGCACGGTGACGCTGAAGGACTCATGGACCAAGGAGCAGGCCAAGGGGAAGTAGTCCCTGGCGTGCCTCCCGGGTGCCGCCTTCGTGCTGGCGGCACCCGGCTTGAAGCCTACCGCTTCGCGGCGGGCTCCTCGAGCTGCTCGAGCATCTTCACCGCGTGCTCGTTCTTGGGGTCCAGCTCCAGGGCCTTGCGGTAGCTGGTGAGGGCCCGCGCCTTGTCGCCGTGCGCCGCGTAGGCCTCGCCGAGGCTGTCGTGGCAGTTGGCCGCTTCGGGGAACATCTCCACGTTCAGCTTGAACACTTCAATGGCGTCCGCCGCGCGGCCGGAGCGCAGCAGGTGGTAGCCCACCGTGTTCAGGTGCCGCTCGCTGAAGTCGTACTCGGCTTGCTTCGTCTTCTTCAGCGTGCGGTAGGTGGCGATGGCCTGGGCGACGGAGCCCTTGCCCAGCGACTCCATCATGACGTTGCCAATGGGCATCCGGGCCGGGCGGGGCGTGAGGCCATGGAGGATGCTCAGCACGCCGCCGGCAATCTCCTGGAGGCCGCCGTGGGTCATGTTGTCCAGGAGGATGACGGCCTCCTTGCGCTCGGGCACCCGCACCAGGATGGACGAGAAGCCGTTGATGCCGCCGGTGTGGAAGATGCCCGGGAGCTTCGTCTTTCCGTCGTGCAACGTCATGTCCGACATGACCCAGCCGAAGCCGTAGTGCGCCAGGCCGGGGGTGAGCATCTTCTGCTTGAGCGCCGCGGGCAGCAGCGTGTCACCGTGGAAGGCCCGCTCCCAACGGTAGAGGTCCTCCACCGTGGAGTACAGCGAGCCGGCGGCGTAGGGGAGGTTCATGTCGAGCCAGGCCGCGTTGACGATGCCCCCCGGCGCCTGGGCGTAGCCGCTGGCGCGCTTGGGGAGGACGGTGGCGCTCACGTCGTAGCCGGTGTCCTTCATCCCCAGCGGGCCCAGGATGCGCGCCTGCACGGCCTCCGCGTACGTCTGTCCCGTGAGCTTCTCGATGATGGCGCCGAGCAGGA
Proteins encoded in this window:
- a CDS encoding serine hydrolase domain-containing protein, with amino-acid sequence MNGLRWRLTGVVMAWVLVAPLAEAANVKQEVDRYISGFHQKGLFNGTVLVANERGILLKKGYGAANLEWKVPNAPDTKFRIGSITKSFTATVILQLAAEGKLQLDDPITKHLPDYRKDTGDRVTLTHLLNHTSGIPSYTSKPAIMKDADGFESVAAFVKKACSDDLEFEPGTKYAYNNSGYFLLGAIIEKLTGQTYAEAVQARILGPLGMKDTGYDVSATVLPKRASGYAQAPGGIVNAAWLDMNLPYAAGSLYSTVEDLYRWERAFHGDTLLPAALKQKMLTPGLAHYGFGWVMSDMTLHDGKTKLPGIFHTGGINGFSSILVRVPERKEAVILLDNMTHGGLQEIAGGVLSILHGLTPRPARMPIGNVMMESLGKGSVAQAIATYRTLKKTKQAEYDFSERHLNTVGYHLLRSGRAADAIEVFKLNVEMFPEAANCHDSLGEAYAAHGDKARALTSYRKALELDPKNEHAVKMLEQLEEPAAKR